TGTACCGTCGGCCCCGGACTCTCACCGGTGTCCACCGTCCTCCCGCGCGTCGGACGCGGCAGGTCGGGTCGCGGGCTCCAGCCCTCTGGAGGCTGTCACCGCCGGTCGGGAATTGCCCCGCGGTCGCGGAGCTCACCCTGCCCCGAAGGTCGCGCTGTGTGGTTGTCACCGCCCATGCTAGCATGGGGGGGAGAGGCGGTCAACGTACGACCACTGCTTCAACGTTCCAACGCTCCAACGTTTCAACGGAAGGGAAGAGGGAAGATGGAAGAGGGAAGAAGGAAGTGGGAGGGCGGACGCATGAAGCGCGTCCTGTTTGTCTGAGTGGGCAACAGCGCCCGCTCCCAGATGGCGGAAGGCCTGTTCAACAGCATGGCTCCGCCCGGGTGGCGGGCCAGCTCCGCGGGCACGGAGCCGGCAGCGCGGGTGCGCCCGCAGGCGGTGGAGGTGATGCGGGAGGTGGGCATCGACATCTCCGGCCACCGACCCACGCACCTCCGGGACGCCCTGGGCCCCGACGTGGCCCTGGTGGTGGGACTGTGCGCGGAGGAGGCGTGCCCGGTGATTCCCGGCGCCGCCAGCGAGCACTGGCCCCTGCCCGACCCCGCGGGCACCACGGAACTGCAGTTTTACCGGGACCTGCGTGATGAGCTACGGCGGCGGATCGCCGAGCTGGTGCGCCGGCTGCCGGACGAGACGGCGACCGGGTGAGGCTACTCCTCCGGCGGCGCGACGGTGATGGACACGCGGGTGACGCCCACCGCCCGCAGCGCCGCCCGCAGCCGCTCGGCCGCCTGCAGCACGACATCGGCAGGCAGAGCCTGGTCTCCGGCCAGCGCCACTTCGGCCCGTCGGGTTCCGTCCTCTTCCCGGGTGATCCGGATCTGCTGCGCGGTGACGGCCATCCTGGACCCCTAATTCTACCCTAGCCGCCGAAGGTCAAGGGCGCGTCAAGGGCGCGTGAAGCAGCCGGCAACGCCCCCCGCGCGGCGGGGGAGCGGGTCACACGTTCAGCTCGCGCAGCTGCCCGGTGGCGATGTAGACGACCCGCTCCGCGACGTTGGTGATGTGGTCGGCGGCCCGCTCCAGGTGCTGGGCCACCAGGATCAGGTCCACGGCCCGAGGGGTGGCGCCCGGATCCTCCCTCATGGCGGTCAGCAGGTCCCCGACCACCCGGGACCGCAGAGCGTCCACCACGTCATCCTGGCGGGACACCGCCTCGGCCAGGACGGCGTCCCGGCCGGCGAAGGACTGGAGGGCGTCGGACAGCATCCGCTGGATTACCTGCTCCATCTGCACGATGTCCCCCACCGACGCGGGCAGCGGCCCCCGGCCCAGGCGCAGGACGGCCCGGGCCACGGCCTCGGCGTGGTCGGCCATCCGCTCCAGGTCGAGGGAGATGACCAGGATGGACAGCAGCTCCCGCAGGTCGGTGGCCACCGGCTGCTGGGTGGCGATCACCCGGGCCACCTGCCGTTCCACCTCCAGGTGCAGGCGGTCCGCGTCGTCGTCGGCGGCGATGACGGCCCGCGCCTGCTCCGGGTCCTGGCGCACCAGGGCGTCCACCGCCCGGTGGATCAGGTCCCCGCACAGGCGGCCCAGGCGGGCCACATCGGCCTCCAGCTCCCGCAGGGCCGTGTCGTAGGTGCCCCGAAAGTGACGTCCCCGCTCGGTCACGGGATCCTCACCCGAACCGACCCGCGATGTAGTCCTCGGTGCGCGGGTCCACCGGTCGGGTGAACACCGCCTCGGTGGTCCCCCACTCCACCAGCTCCCCGTTCAGCAGGAAGGCGGTGACGTCCGACACCCGGGCGGCCTGTTGCATGTTGTGGGTGACGATCACCAGCGTGTAGTCCCGGGCGAGGTCCTCCATCAGGGCCTCGATGCGGGCCGTGGAGATGGGGTCCAGGGCGGAACAGGGTTCGTCCAGCAGCAGGACCTCGGGTTCCACCGCCAGCGCCCGGGCGATGCACAGCCGCTGCTGTTGGCCGCCGGACAGCTCCAGGCCGCTCTTCCGGTGCAGGTCGTCCTTCACCTCGTCCCACAGGGACGCCTGCCGCAGGGCCCGCTCCACCCGCTCGTCCAGCTCCCGCCGGCTCAGGCTCCGGTGCAGCCGCAGGCCGAAGGCCACGTTCTCGTACACCGACTTGGGAAACGGGGTCGGCTTCTGGAAGACCATGCCGATCCGCAGCCGGACCTCCACGGGATCCACACCCGGGGCGTACAGATCCTGACCGCGGAACAGCACCCGTCCCTCGGTGCGGACCCCGGGGAGCAGCTCGTTCATCCGGTTGATGGCGCGCACCAGGGTGCTCTTCCCGCAGCCCGAGGGCCCAATGACTGCGGTGATGCGGTGCTCCGGGACCTCCAGGGTCACGCCCCGCAGGGCGGGCTGCGCCCCATACCACACGCGCAGGTCCTCCACCCGCAGGACCGGCACACCCGGGGCCACTGCCCGGTGCGCCACCTCCGGCTTCAAGCGCGCCTGAACCGCCGTGTCCATGGTCTCCTCCTCACCACCGGATGCAGGCACGGTTCCGCAACCCGATGGC
This sequence is a window from Armatimonadota bacterium. Protein-coding genes within it:
- a CDS encoding arsenate reductase ArsC, with the translated sequence MGNSARSQMAEGLFNSMAPPGWRASSAGTEPAARVRPQAVEVMREVGIDISGHRPTHLRDALGPDVALVVGLCAEEACPVIPGAASEHWPLPDPAGTTELQFYRDLRDELRRRIAELVRRLPDETATG
- the phoU gene encoding phosphate signaling complex protein PhoU; this encodes MTERGRHFRGTYDTALRELEADVARLGRLCGDLIHRAVDALVRQDPEQARAVIAADDDADRLHLEVERQVARVIATQQPVATDLRELLSILVISLDLERMADHAEAVARAVLRLGRGPLPASVGDIVQMEQVIQRMLSDALQSFAGRDAVLAEAVSRQDDVVDALRSRVVGDLLTAMREDPGATPRAVDLILVAQHLERAADHITNVAERVVYIATGQLRELNV
- the pstB gene encoding phosphate ABC transporter ATP-binding protein PstB; its protein translation is MDTAVQARLKPEVAHRAVAPGVPVLRVEDLRVWYGAQPALRGVTLEVPEHRITAVIGPSGCGKSTLVRAINRMNELLPGVRTEGRVLFRGQDLYAPGVDPVEVRLRIGMVFQKPTPFPKSVYENVAFGLRLHRSLSRRELDERVERALRQASLWDEVKDDLHRKSGLELSGGQQQRLCIARALAVEPEVLLLDEPCSALDPISTARIEALMEDLARDYTLVIVTHNMQQAARVSDVTAFLLNGELVEWGTTEAVFTRPVDPRTEDYIAGRFG